One Kazachstania africana CBS 2517 chromosome 5, complete genome DNA window includes the following coding sequences:
- the DPL1 gene encoding sphinganine-1-phosphate aldolase DPL1 (similar to Saccharomyces cerevisiae DPL1 (YDR294C); ancestral locus Anc_5.310), with protein sequence MSLSCESWSNKIDWDRFCSLDVNLAAHLLWNRLITYFKVTPWYQIVKDYLFLILCYKIVSDLIFNVKCYGPMGYVKRLVHLWIKKTINWLLKSPLLREKVEKQVNDALVSIENDLIKTDPRLPDYVSLPEKGVSQDMVLEQLDQLQTALPHTKWEDGKVSGAVYHGGSKLINLQSQAFEKYCVANQLHPDVFPAVRKMESEVVSMILKMFNAPEGACGTTTSGGTESLLLASLSAKMYGLRHKGIKNPEMIAPITAHAGFDKASYYFGIKMHHVPLNPITFKVDLKRVEKFINKNTVMLCGSVPNFPHGIDDDIVGLGKIAQKHNIPLHVDCCLGSFVVAFAEKAGFTDMPVFDFRVPGVTSISCDTHKYGFAPKGSSVLMYRNEVLRSEQYYINPDWVGGLYGSSTLAGSRPGALVVGCWATMINIGEDGYMKSCRDLINAARKLKNFIETHLSPTLRIIGDPKFSVVAFTSDVIDVYELSDRLAKNGWHLSTLQKPAALHLAVTRLSIDAIDELCELLSRSVNDLLKDPNARPSSTGTSAVYGVAGSVKTTGVADRLIVGFLDSLYKLKPRPNKN encoded by the coding sequence ATGAGCTTAAGTTGTGAAAGTTGGtccaataaaattgattggGATCGTTTTTGTTCCCTCGATGTGAATTTGGCGGCGCATCTGTTATGGAACCGTCTTATAACGTATTTTAAGGTAACTCCTTGGTATCAAATCGTCAAGGACTATCTTTTCCTAATTTTATGTTACAAGATCGTTTCGGACCTCATATTTAATGTGAAATGTTATGGTCCTATGGGCTACGTGAAGAGGTTAGTTCATTTGTGGATTAAGAAGACGATCAATTGGCTACTTAAATCTCCTTTACTTCGAGAAAAAGTTGAGAAACAGGTAAACGATGCCCTagtttcaattgaaaacgATTTAATTAAAACAGATCCACGACTTCCTGATTATGTTTCCTTACCAGAGAAAGGTGTATCTCAAGATATGGTTCTAGAGCAATTGGATCAATTGCAGACGGCTCTTCCACATACAAAATGGGAAGATGGTAAAGTTTCTGGTGCGGTATATCACGGTGGATCAAAGTTGATCAATTTACAAAGTCAAGCATTCGAAAAATATTGTGTTGCAAATCAATTACATCCTGACGTTTTCCCTGCTGTACGTAAAATGGAGTCAGAGGTAGTTTCCATGATTCTTAAAATGTTCAATGCTCCCGAAGGAGCATGTGGGACAACTACATCTGGTGGTACCGAATCTTTGTTATTGGCTTCTCTCAGTGCTAAAATGTATGGTCTAAGGCATAAGGGAATTAAGAATCCTGAGATGATTGCACCAATTACTGCCCATGCAGGTTTTGATAAAGCTTCATATTATTTCGGAATTAAAATGCATCATGTACCTTTGAATCCAATCACTTTCAAAGTCGATTTGAAACGTGTAGAGAAGTTTATCAATAAGAATACAGTAATGTTATGTGGATCTGTGCCAAATTTTCCACACGGCATcgatgatgatattgttGGTTTAGGTAAGATTGCACAAAAGCATAACATCCCATTACACGTTGACTGTTGTCTTGGATCTTTCGTAGTTGCATTTGCAGAAAAGGCTGGTTTCACTGATATGCCTGTTTTTGATTTTAGAGTCCCCGGTGTCACATCCATTTCATGTGACACTCACAAGTATGGTTTTGCACCAAAGGGCTCTTCTGTACTGATGTATCGTAACGAGGTTTTAAGATCGGAACAATATTATATCAATCCAGACTGGGTTGGCGGTTTATATGGCTCATCCACTCTAGCTGGTTCTAGACCCGGTGCTCTTGTTGTTGGGTGTTGGGCTACCATGATTAATATTGGTGAAGATGGTTATATGAAGTCGTGCAGGGATTTGATTAATGCGgcaagaaaattaaagaacTTCATTGAAACCCATCTGTCACCTACATTGAGAATCATCGGagatccaaaattttcagtcGTTGCATTCACGTCCGATGTCATTGACGTCTACGAATTATCCGACAGATTAGCTAAGAACGGATGGCACTTGAGCACGCTTCAGAAACCTGCAGCCTTACATTTGGCAGTAACAAGACTGAGTATCGATGCCATCGATGAACTATGTGAATTGTTGTCAAGATCGGTaaatgatttattgaaagatcCCAATGCTAGGCCATCATCTACGGGGACCAGTGCAGTGTATGGTGTCGCGGGCAGCGTAAAGACTACCGGAGTTGCCGACAGACTCATTGTGGGCTTCCTAGACTCTCTATACAAGCTGAAACCACGTCCCAACAAGAATTGA
- the SSD1 gene encoding mRNA-binding translational repressor SSD1 (similar to Saccharomyces cerevisiae SSD1 (YDR293C); ancestral locus Anc_5.307), giving the protein MSNNANNNSKNQDSNGNFYVTTSGGNKNAPRQIHVAHRRTQSELTNLMIEQLTLQKQLEAVQQQQQQLLYQQQQQYPSNTSYIPPNPHYGNQSIPGSSGSRSRTHSRNNSSYYHENTNNPNNASSHRRTGSQSSVYGHSRRHSLGLNEAKKAAAEEQAKRIAGTETPTFLVPSINYNNQEYSSPRSTSVDEQSSFKFPPPASSNNGNSPNYEHRYSSSNLSPSSFKFPASGNNNNNNNTNMNTNKVNEFSSPGINSNWRTQQQQSPFRHRSSNSRDFANTLQQPAFFPGHKQRNSNSSVASTNSNQNSNNNRKSLFAPYLPQANIPQLIEEGRLVAGILRVNKKNRSDAWVSTEGTLDADIYICGSKDRNRALEGDLVAVELLVVDDVWDSKKEKEEKKRRKDASTQHDLISLSSNDDYHNDASATTSTTGKVVDDFKNSDDGFLSPTKPLGGGFMVKRKNSLKQRPTQKKNDDVEVEGQSLLLVEEEEINDQYKPLYAGHVVAVLDRIPGQLFSGTLGLLRPSQQQQQQQQSQLHSNDSAVPQNKPKIAWFKPTDKKVPLIAIPTELAPKDFVENADKYADKLFVASIKRWPITSLHPFGILVSELGEINDPNTEIDSILRDNNFLSNEYSDPRDPRREKSNLQAIPISSENYSKRRFFTPERGYDDVLALTFNNSLSDFAIHIKEIDADRIELGCHVVDVTAHIEEGSSLDKRARKRSTSVFMPQKTVDLLPQLLNEFLTLKPGNEAATISVVYTLDAETMKIKSTWIGETIISPSNIMDVQEFDDDITAPSIRLVERIATAFYHERMGFDDINLLPSLSLFETLDDEKTKVDLNIMDRSLGFLIINEIQRKVNATVAETLYSKLGDSSFLRRGAQPTVTKMATFEKKMKKLGYEVDVSSSDTVLRSILAIKDDDARIGAEVLLFKTMSRAKYFVAGKADPDQYGHYALNLPIYAHFTCPLRRYADHVVHRQLKSIINGIPYNEDIDSLKITAEYCNFKKDCSYQAQEQAIHLLLCKTINDMGDKTGQILTMATVLQVYESSFDVIIPEFGIEKRVHGDQLPLIKAEFDGLNKVLELHWQPGVDSATFIPADEKNPKSYRNSIKNKFKSTSEEIASLESSRLKDPAIFGEELSSELSKLHLTEPKLRLPESLRKDAKGSVLDKFISTTVTRKENENCIQEIRELQKVPILLRAEIGMALPCLSVRALNPFMRRGA; this is encoded by the coding sequence ATGTCCAACAATGCTAATAATAACAGTAAAAATCAAGATTCTAATGGTAACTTCTATGTGACCACGTCAGGAGGTAATAAAAATGCCCCTAGGCAGATCCATGTTGCTCATAGAAGAACCCAAAGTGAATTAACAAACTTGATGATCGAACAACTGACTTTACAGAAACAATTGGAGGCTGtgcaacagcaacaacaacaattattatatcaacagcaacagcaataTCCTTCCAATACATCTTATATCCCACCTAATCCACACTATGGGAACCAGTCTATTCCAGGCTCTTCTGGTAGTAGGAGTAGGACACATTCAAGAAACAATTCCAGTTATTATCACGAAAATACTAATAATCCCAACAATGCAAGCTCCCATAGAAGAACTGGCTCCCAGTCTAGTGTCTATGGCCATTCTAGAAGACATTCTTTGGGATTGAATGAAGCAAAGAAGGCTGCCGCAGAAGAACAAGCAAAGAGAATTGCCGGAACTGAGACGCCAACCTTCTTAGTGCCTTCAATTAATTATAATAATCAAGAATATTCTTCTCCACGTAGTACATCTGTTGACGAACAATCTAGCTTCAAATTTCCCCCTCCCGCTTCCTCAAATAACGGTAATTCTCCGAATTATGAACATCGttattcatcttcaaatttatcaccTTCTTCATTCAAGTTCCCAGCTAGTGgcaacaacaataataacaataatactaatatgAATACCAATAAAGTCAATGAATTCTCATCACCTGGCATTAATTCAAATTGGAGAACCCAACAACAGCAGTCCCCATTTCGTCATAGATCATCAAATTCTAGAGATTTCGCTAATACTTTACAACAACCTGCATTTTTTCCTGGACATAAACAACGCAATTCAAATTCGTCTGTGGCTTCAACTAATTCAAACCAAAACTCAAATAACAATCGTAAGTCCCTTTTTGCTCCTTATTTACCACAAGCTAACATACCACAGCTAATCGAGGAAGGTAGATTGGTTGCAGGTATCTTAAGAGTTAATAAAAAGAATAGATCAGATGCATGGGTTTCTACAGAAGGAACATTAGATGCAGATATTTACATTTGTGGTTCGAAGGATCGTAACAGAGCTCTAGAAGGTGATCTTGTTGCAGTTGAATTATTAGTTGTCGATGACGTTTGggattcaaaaaaagaaaaggaggaaaaaaagagaagaaaagacGCTTCTACGCAACATGATTTGATTAGTCTTTCATCTAATGATGATTATCATAATGATGCCTCTGCAACAACATCGACTACTGGTAAGGTCGTTGacgatttcaaaaattccGATGATGGTTTTTTATCTCCAACTAAGCCACTTGGAGGAGGATTTATGgttaaaagaaaaaactcTTTAAAGCAACGTCCTactcaaaagaaaaacgaTGATGTGGAAGTGGAGGGTCAATCTCTGTTGCTagttgaagaagaagaaattaatgatCAGTATAAACCTTTATACGCCGGTCATGTGGTTGCTGTTCTTGATCGTATCCCTGGTCAACTTTTCAGTGGTACATTAGGCCTACTAAGGCCATcgcagcagcagcagcagcaacaacaatCACAGTTGCATTCTAATGACTCAGCTGTCCCTCAAAATAAACCCAAAATTGCATGGTTCAAGCCCACTGATAAAAAGGTACCTTTAATTGCAATTCCTACTGAATTGGCACCTAAAGACTTCGTTGAAAATGCTGATAAATATGCTGATAAACTATTTGTTGCATCTATTAAGCGTTGGCCTATCACTTCATTGCATCCATTTGGTATTTTGGTATCAGAATTGGGTGAAATTAATGATCCAAACACAGAAATAGATTCCATCTTAAGAGACAATAATTTCTTATCTAATGAATATTCTGATCCAAGAGATCCAAGGAGAGAAAAATCCAATTTACAAGCTATACCTATATCGAGCGAAAACTATTccaaaagaagatttttcaCACCAGAGAGAGGTTATGATGACGTCTTAGCTTTAACTTTCAACAATTCACTTTCTGATTTTGCAATTcatattaaagaaattgatgcCGATAGAATTGAGTTAGGTTGTCATGTTGTGGATGTCACCGCACATATTGAGGAGGGCTCATCATTAGATAAGAGAGCAAGAAAGAGATCTACAAGTGTTTTTATGCCACAAAAGACTGTTGATTTATTACCTCAGTTGttgaatgaatttttgaCGTTAAAACCTGGTAATGAGGCTGCAACTATTTCTGTTGTCTATACGTTGGATGCCGaaacaatgaaaattaAGTCAACATGGATTGGAGAAACGATTATATCACCATCCAACATTATGGATGTTCAAGAATTTGACGATGACATAACGGCTCCAAGTATTCGATTGGTTGAGCGTATTGCAACAGCATTTTATCATGAAAGAATGGGTTTCGATGATATTAATCTTTTACCATcactttcattatttgaaactCTCGACGATGAAAAGACGAAGgttgatttgaatattatgGATAGAAGCTTAGGTTTTTTGATTATCAACGAAATTCAACGTAAGGTGAATGCTACAGTTGCAGAAACTCTTTACTCTAAATTGGGAGATAGTTCATTTTTAAGAAGAGGAGCTCAACCTACAGTCACCAAAATGGCCACTTttgagaagaaaatgaaaaaattaggCTATGAAGTTGACGTAAGCTCAAGTGATACAGTTTTAAGATCAATTTTAGCTATAAAAGATGACGATGCTAGGATCGGTGCTGAGGTGCttttattcaaaacaaTGTCAAGAGCCAAGTATTTCGTTGCAGGTAAAGCTGATCCTGACCAATATGGTCATTATGCGCTTAACTTACCTATATATGCACATTTCACATGTCCATTGAGAAGATATGCGGATCACGTCGTCCATAGACAATTGAAGTCTATTATAAATGGAATACCTTATAATGAAGACATCGATTCACTAAAAATTACTGCTGAATACTGTAACTTCAAGAAAGATTGTTCGTACCAAGCACAAGAACAGGCTATCCATTTATTATTGTGCAAGACCATCAATGATATGGGTGACAAAACAGGCCAAATTTTAACTATGGCTACTGTTTTGCAGGTATACGAGTCTTCCTTCGATGTTATTATCCCAGAGTTTGGTATTGAGAAGAGAGTACATGGTGATCAGCTTCCTCTAATAAAAGCAGAATTTGATGGCCTAAATAAGGTACTAGAATTACATTGGCAACCGGGTGTTGATAGCGCAACTTTCATCCCGGCAGACGAAAAGAATCCAAAATCTTACAGGAACTCAATaaaaaacaaattcaaatctaCAAGCGAGGAAATTGCAAGTTTAGAATCGTCTAGATTGAAGGACCCAGCTATTTTTGGAGAAGAACTAAGTTCTGAATTATCTAAACTACATTTGACTGAACCAAAATTAAGATTACCAGAATCACTAAGGAAGGATGCCAAGGGAAGTGTCCTAgataaatttatttctACAACTGTGACgagaaaggaaaatgaaaattgtaTCCAAGAAATTCGTGAACTTCAAAAAGTTCCCATATTACTTAGAGCAGAAATTGGAATGGCACTTCCATGCTTATCAGTTCGTGCGCTCAATCCATTTATGAGAAGAGGGGCCTAA
- the BCD1 gene encoding Bcd1p (similar to Saccharomyces cerevisiae BCD1 (YHR040W); ancestral locus Anc_5.303) — protein sequence MLCEVCQKESFKYKCPKCLKKTCSLKCSKLHKSNDKCTGIANDSTMYISSETLKKADDEKHENNIMVQRDFNFLSNLKRKIELDKNDAFLKNKKTLLGNKRARYDGEIQRIIRRGVNCLLLPRGMQRSQRNRSKWDKPLDTFVWSIEWILCPPRDKLGEEETFEHISHRVKETDGLLDGISNVVYDKCCSIFSIENQKEDIEIKETKAEKSGKLLSAGVKFYMKYFPQNAIQVMDTKELVELDISSKCIAELFRNKTVIEFPTIYVAKDEQDLPQPYKVVQEPRLPDLIVRSKPFNHAEENNDDDDGDNAAPEESTTKPVTEGQQPHISIPQKQVSEDSDDDYDPTASFKL from the coding sequence ATGTTGTGTGAGGTTTGTCAGAAGGAATCATTCAAATACAAATGTCCCAAATGCCTCAAGAAGACTtgttcattgaaatgttcGAAATTGCATAAGTCAAACGATAAATGTACAGGTATAGCTAATGATTCTACCATGTACATTTCGAGCGAAACTTTGAAGAAGgcagatgatgaaaagcATGAGAACAATATTATGGTTCAAAGAGATTTCAACTTTTTAAGTAatttgaagaggaagattGAGTTGGATAAAAATGATGcatttcttaaaaataagaaaactTTGCTTGGTAACAAGAGGGCCAGGTATGATGGAGAGATACAAAGAATTATTAGGAGAGGAGTGAACTGTCTTTTACTTCCTAGGGGTATGCAGCGGTCTCAAAGGAATCGTAGTAAGTGGGATAAACCGTTGGATACTTTTGTATGGTCGATCGAATGGATACTTTGTCCACCTCGAGATAAATTgggtgaagaagaaactttCGAGCATATAAGTCATAGAGTGAAAGAGACGGATGGGCTTCTAGATGGAATAAGCAATGTGGTGTACGATAAGTGTTGTAGCATATTTAGcattgaaaatcaaaaagaGGACATTGAAATAAAGGAAACTAAAGCAGAAAAATCTGGGAAGTTGCTATCAGCTGGTGTCAAATTCTATATGAAATACTTCCCACAGAATGCTATTCAAGTCATGGACACGAAGGAGTTAGTAGAACTGGACATTTCCTCCAAATGCATTGCTGAATTGTTCCGTAATAAGACAGTCATTGAATTTCCAACGATATACGTTGCTAAAGATGAGCAAGATTTGCCGCAGCCTTACAAAGTGGTTCAAGAGCCCCGACTTCCTGATCTGATAGTCAGATCAAAACCATTCAATCATGCGGAAGAAAACAACGACGACGATGACGGCGACAATGCTGCTCCAGAAGAATCTACAACGAAGCCAGTAACAGAAGGACAACAACCACATATTTCAATCCCTCAGAAGCAGGTTTCTGAGGACAGTGACGACGATTACGATCCCACAGCATCATTCAAGCTGTAG
- the SRP101 gene encoding Signal recognition particle receptor subunit alpha (similar to Saccharomyces cerevisiae SRP101 (YDR292C); ancestral locus Anc_5.302): MFEQLAIFNPQGQVFYEFNCQGKKFNETQINAFVSQLIVSPATKKDSIGSGRHTVVNVSVPEKANCRPFTAMFHVSKQPELYFVITYVEQTIQLNKEAEETLDAALGLWNSLDLKEYLGSWDDLDEHLVKFDKYLRTVYEENIKSVIKEFSGEDSPREQSPVTRQNKKSGKKNVKSQVSQGRKWDRAGMMEDVGDIDMSNLDFSSEVNNEDSQPTYKNDLSIDKKSFGSRSEKGEFLIKEIDDLLANQKETSGNKETEKNTYVNNAFGFLQKHLLGNKTITENDLTSVLNKLRKQLISKNVAPEAADYLTDQVKSDLIGSKTANWTTLENTTKESLSKALTEILTPGVSVDLLHEIQKKIGAKDSDGKKQPYVFSVVGVNGVGKSTNLSKLAFWLLQNNFRVLIVACDTFRSGAVEQLRVHVENLAELMDESHVRGSKNRRGKSGNDYVELFEAGYGGSDLVTKIAKQAIKYARDEDFDIVLMDTAGRRHNDPTLMSPLKSFAEQAKPDKIIMVGEALVGTDSVQQATNFNNAFGRVRNLDFFIISKCDTVGDMLGTMVNMVYATSIPILFVGVGQTYTDLRTLSVNWAVNKLMS, from the coding sequence ATGTTTGAACAGCTTGCTATATTCAATCCACAGGGTCAGGTATTCTATGAATTCAATTGTCAGGGTAAGAAGTTCAACGAAACCCAGATTAACGCCTTCGTTTCACAGCTTATTGTATCACCTGCCACCAAGAAGGACTCAATCGGCAGTGGTAGACACACCGTGGTGAATGTGAGTGTTCCAGAAAAGGCCAATTGTCGTCCTTTCACGGCCATGTTTCATGTTTCTAAACAACCAGAACTGTATTTTGTCATTACATATGTGGAACAAACTATTCAATTGAACAAAGAAGCGGAAGAAACTTTGGATGCCGCTTTGGGACTGTGGAATTCTCTAGATTTAAAGGAATATTTAGGTTCATGGGATGATTTGGATGAGCACCTCGTTAAATTTGACAAGTATTTGAGGACTGTATacgaagaaaatatcaagtCTGTCATAAAAGAGTTTTCAGGCGAGGACTCTCCCAGGGAACAGTCACCTGTCACTCGTCAAAATAAGAAATCTGGTAAGAAGAATGTTAAAAGTCAAGTAAGTCAAGGAAGAAAATGGGACAGGGCTGGTATGATGGAAGATGTGGGTGATATTGATATGTCgaatttggatttttccAGCGAAGTCAACAATGAAGACTCCCAACCTACctataaaaatgatttatcAATAGATAAAAAATCGTTCGGTAGTAGGTCAGAGAAAGGTGAGTTTttaatcaaagaaatagaTGATTTATTGGCAAATCAAAAGGAAACGAGTGGTAAtaaagaaactgaaaaaaatacataCGTTAATAATGCATTTGGCTTTCTACAAAAACATCTTTTAGGTAACAAGACAATCACAGAAAATGATCTTACCTCTGTACTAAATAAGCTAAGAAAacaattgatttcaaagaatgtTGCTCCAGAAGCTGCAGATTACTTGACTGATCAGGTGAAATCTGATTTGATAGGCTCAAAGACTGCCAATTGGACTACACTTGAAAATACTACTAAGGAATCTTTGAGTAAAGCATtaactgaaattttaacTCCTGGCGTTTCCGTAGATTTATTGCATGAAAtccagaaaaaaataggTGCTAAGGATTCTGACGGTAAAAAGCAACCATACGTATTTTCTGTCGTGGGTGTCAATGGTGTTGGAAAATCTACTAACCTTTCTAAACTAGCATTTTGGCTCCTACAGAATAATTTCCGAGTTTTGATTGTCGCTTGTGACACTTTTAGGTCTGGTGCTGTTGAGCAACTAAGGGTACATGTAGAAAATTTAGCTGAATTAATGGATGAGTCTCACGTCCGTGGTTCTAAAAACAGGAGAGGGAAATCAGGTAATGATTACGTTGAATTATTCGAGGCAGGGTATGGTGGTTCTGATTTAGTCACCAAAATTGCAAAGCAAGCAATTAAGTATGCTCGcgatgaagattttgacaTTGTTTTAATGGATACTGCTGGTAGAAGACATAATGACCCAACATTAATGTCTCCGTTGAAATCTTTTGCTGAACAGGCAAAGCCTGACAAGATCATCATGGTGGGTGAAGCATTGGTGGGAACAGACTCGGTTCAACAGGCGACAAACTTTAATAATGCATTTGGTCGTGTTAGGAACTTGGATTTTTTCATAATTTCAAAGTGTGATACTGTGGGTGATATGCTGGGTACAATGGTCAACATGGTATATGCCACCAGTATACCAATTCTTTTTGTGGGTGTTGGTCAAACTTATACCGATTTGAGAACTCTAAGTGTTAATTGGGCTgtgaataaattaatgtcatga